A single region of the Triticum dicoccoides isolate Atlit2015 ecotype Zavitan chromosome 2B, WEW_v2.0, whole genome shotgun sequence genome encodes:
- the LOC119362484 gene encoding uncharacterized protein LOC119362484: protein MASAGGKPNANTGGDTKGRKRKFLPHGKPVRKGAYPLRPGVQGFFITCDGGREHQATREAISLLDTFYEDLVDGKVFDEKPKSIPDKPLNKKIKFEDSDSSDDEDEGHSVEEADNGNDVEKGEAKSSEQQQEVPGALEVVSKEDEEQVETADGSAPKKQRIEDPLVSEQTEPKVPTDEPTETTDDKPKESTDRPAETTDDKPKESTDKPAETTDDKPKESTDKPTETSDKPKASNDKPKEFTGKPKASNDIPIDDLIDEDLKQLGDRKKRLFASVDSGCNGCIFIQMHKRGGDPGPVEIVQNMMSSAASTRKHMSRFILRVLPAEVVCYASEEEITRAVTPLVEKYFPKESPSGHKFAVLYEARSNTGIDRMKIINAVAKSIPQPHKVDLSNPDKTIIVQIAKTICMIGVVERYKDLSKFNLRQLTSPPEK from the exons ATGGCCTCCGCCGGCGGCAAGCCCAACGCCAACACCGGCGGCGACACCAAGGGGAGGAAGCGCAAGTTCCTGCCCCACGGCAAGCCGGTGCGGAAGGGCGCGTACCCGCTGCGCCCCGGCGTGCAGGGCTTCTTCATCACCTGCGACGGCGGCCGCGAGCACCAGGCCACCCGTGAGGCGATCTCCCTCCTGGACACC TTTTACGAGGACCTGGTTGACGGGAAAGTATTTGATGAGAAGCCCAAGAGCATCCCTGACAAGCCGctgaacaaaaaaataaagtttgaGGACTCTGATTCctctgatgatgaggatgaaggtcATTCAGTGGAGGAGGCTGACAATGGAAATGATGTAGAAAAAGGTGAAGCAAAGTCATCTGAGCAGCAACAAGAGGTAcctggtgccttggaagttgtcagcaAGGAGGATGAAGAACAAGTGGAAACTGCCGACGGATCAGCGCCAAAGAAACAACGTATAGAAGATCCTTTGGTTTCTGAACAGACAGAACCAAAAGTGCCCACTGATGAACCAACAGAGACTACTGATGATAAGCCAAAGGAGTCCACTGATAGACCAGCAGAGACTACTGATGATAAGCCAAAAGAGTCCACTGATAAGCCAGCAGAGACTACTGATGATAAGCCAAAAGAGTCCACTGATAAACCAACAGAGACTAGTGATAAACCAAAAGCGTCCAACGATAAACCAAAAGAGTTCACTGGTAAACCAAAAGCGTCCAATGACATACCTATTGATGATTTAATTGATGAGGACCTGAAACAACTGGGGGACAGGAAAAAg AGGCTGTTTGCAAGCGTCGATTCCGGTTGCAATGGTTGCATCTTCATTCAAATGCACAAAAGAGGTGGAGACCCTGGTCCAGTTGAGATTGTACAAAACATGATGTCTTCGGCTGCTTCAACTCGTAAACATATGTCCAG GTTTATTCTGAGGGTGTTGCCTGCTGAGGTGGTATGTTATGCTTCAGAAGAGGAAATAACAAGAGCCGTTACTCCACTTGTTGAAAAGTACTTTCCCAAAGAATCTCCTTCGGGACATAAG TTTGCTGTGTTATACGAAGCAAGGTCAAACACAGGAATCGATAGAATGAAAATTATAAATGCAGTAGCAAAATCTATACCTCAACCTCACAAAGTTGACCTCAGCAACCCCGACAAGACTATTATTGTCCAGATTGCCAAG